In the Arthrobacter sp. 31Y genome, one interval contains:
- a CDS encoding carbohydrate ABC transporter permease: MSAVLHAHPESGPALGITTTGKTRRTLSEAGMRGRWWRFALILAITAIVLVPIMVTVILALTPGPNSTTTGLTFENITGVFSKTLAGVWLQNSLVTTLSTVIVSVAVAAPAGYVLSRGRSKAVSGYSLLLFVMQSLPIITSVVPLFILFAAMGLVDNLMGLTIIYVGSTMTVATWMMAAYFDSIPISLEEASWIDGCSVFGSFTKVVLRNSLPGILSTAIFAFLLAWNDYLVAIVFLRSNEIFTLPMGVQSFFQQNLTDWSGVMALAVIMMLPPIIVFAALNKYFSVGGIGGSLAGR, encoded by the coding sequence ATGAGCGCAGTACTCCACGCCCACCCCGAATCCGGACCCGCCCTCGGCATCACCACCACCGGCAAAACCCGCCGCACCCTCTCCGAAGCCGGCATGCGCGGACGCTGGTGGCGGTTCGCCCTGATCCTGGCCATCACCGCGATCGTCCTGGTCCCCATCATGGTCACCGTCATCCTGGCCCTGACCCCCGGCCCCAACAGCACCACCACCGGGCTGACCTTCGAAAACATCACCGGCGTCTTCTCCAAAACCCTCGCCGGCGTCTGGCTCCAAAACAGCCTCGTCACCACCCTCTCCACCGTGATCGTCTCCGTCGCCGTCGCCGCACCCGCCGGCTACGTCCTCTCCCGCGGCCGCTCCAAAGCAGTCTCCGGCTACTCCCTACTGCTCTTCGTCATGCAATCCCTGCCCATCATCACCTCCGTGGTCCCCCTCTTCATCCTCTTCGCCGCCATGGGACTGGTAGATAACCTCATGGGCCTGACCATCATCTACGTCGGCTCCACCATGACCGTGGCCACCTGGATGATGGCCGCCTACTTCGACTCCATCCCCATCAGCCTCGAAGAAGCATCCTGGATCGATGGCTGCTCCGTCTTCGGCTCCTTCACCAAAGTCGTCCTCCGCAACTCCCTCCCAGGCATCCTCTCCACCGCCATCTTCGCCTTCCTCCTAGCCTGGAACGACTACCTCGTAGCCATCGTCTTCCTCCGCTCCAACGAAATCTTCACCCTCCCCATGGGCGTCCAATCCTTCTTCCAACAAAACCTCACCGACTGGTCCGGAGTCATGGCCCTCGCAGTCATCATGATGCTCCCACCCATCATCGTCTTCGCCGCCCTCAACAAATACTTCAGCGTCGGCGGCATCGGCGGATCCCTCGCAGGCCGCTAG
- a CDS encoding Gfo/Idh/MocA family protein: MSSHTDAGRTLGVGILGAGPVTQAIHLPSLARLGDILTVRHIMDVDPAVAESVAARVGATHSTSIDALLGDPDVEIVAICSPHQFHAEQVIAACRAGKKAVLCEKPFAMNAEEAAQISAVSAETGVPIIVGAMHTFDPGWLAASENWDDLPETAHTIRSSIVLPPNARFEDFATEIITRPAGGAPDYTDPEVIKGALRGGVMGLAIHDLPLIRRFTPDFKDVEVLEARHVRPFGYVISLRTPTRTIELRAAMNNTWKPEWSFEAFSDDAALRIDFTPSYVQAGSAVATFTRGSRTTVHGPFEHNGYEGEWRELAALADGTKQPPPAQTLIDDLTFALDIADATVANVESQHAAQQAVAEGAHA, from the coding sequence TTGTCCAGCCATACAGACGCCGGCCGCACCTTGGGTGTTGGCATCCTCGGCGCCGGCCCGGTCACCCAGGCCATCCACTTGCCGTCCCTCGCCCGACTGGGCGACATCCTCACCGTCCGCCACATCATGGATGTGGACCCCGCCGTGGCTGAGTCCGTTGCAGCCCGCGTCGGTGCCACGCACAGCACCAGCATCGACGCCCTCTTGGGCGATCCCGACGTCGAGATCGTCGCCATCTGCAGCCCGCACCAATTCCACGCCGAACAGGTCATCGCCGCCTGCCGCGCCGGAAAGAAGGCCGTCCTCTGCGAGAAGCCCTTCGCCATGAACGCCGAAGAAGCCGCGCAGATCTCCGCGGTCAGCGCGGAAACCGGGGTGCCCATCATCGTGGGCGCCATGCACACCTTTGATCCGGGCTGGCTTGCCGCCTCGGAGAACTGGGATGACCTCCCGGAGACGGCCCACACCATCCGCTCCTCGATAGTCCTTCCGCCCAACGCACGTTTTGAAGACTTCGCCACGGAAATCATCACCCGGCCGGCCGGCGGCGCTCCGGACTACACGGACCCCGAGGTCATCAAGGGCGCACTCCGCGGCGGCGTCATGGGCTTGGCCATCCACGACCTCCCTTTGATCCGCAGGTTCACTCCGGACTTCAAGGACGTGGAGGTGCTGGAGGCACGCCATGTCCGCCCGTTCGGCTATGTCATCTCACTCCGCACCCCCACCCGGACCATCGAGCTCCGCGCAGCCATGAACAACACGTGGAAGCCGGAATGGAGCTTCGAGGCCTTCTCTGATGACGCCGCCCTCCGCATCGATTTCACACCGTCCTACGTCCAGGCTGGCTCCGCCGTGGCAACCTTCACCCGCGGTAGCCGGACAACAGTCCACGGCCCCTTCGAGCACAACGGCTACGAAGGAGAGTGGCGTGAACTCGCTGCCCTCGCCGATGGAACCAAGCAGCCACCCCCGGCGCAAACCCTGATTGACGATCTCACCTTCGCCCTGGACATCGCCGACGCCACGGTGGCCAACGTCGAGAGCCAGCACGCAGCACAGCAGGCAGTTGCTGAAGGAGCCCACGCATGA
- a CDS encoding Gfo/Idh/MocA family protein — translation MSFAPSARKGPVGVAVIGAGNISKQYLDNLTVFPDLKVLVIADLFVEAAEARAKEYGIPEFGAPELALNHPDVEIIVNLTIPAAHVEVATAAVNAGKHVWTEKPFSLDRESGLGLLKAADAAGIRLGTAPDTFLGAGLQTARRIIERGDIGTPLTGMTTFQTPGPESWHPNPAFLFQHGAGPLFDMGPYYLTALIQTFGSIRKVAAVGSSAKATRVIGSGPKAGEEFAVEVPTHVSAMAQFEGGQSSHSVFSFESPRLRMGFVEITGSEATLSLPDPNYFDGELKLWRPGAEEPEIIPATGPANGRGLGVLDMARALRAGTAHRATGDLAYHVLDSMVSIAESVESGSFVDVISNAPASAAVPEDWAPETATL, via the coding sequence ATGAGCTTCGCACCATCCGCCCGCAAAGGCCCGGTGGGTGTCGCCGTCATCGGCGCAGGCAACATCAGCAAGCAGTACCTGGACAACCTCACGGTTTTCCCTGACCTGAAGGTCTTGGTGATCGCTGACCTCTTCGTCGAGGCCGCCGAAGCACGCGCCAAGGAATACGGAATCCCGGAGTTCGGTGCGCCCGAGCTGGCGCTGAACCATCCCGACGTCGAAATCATCGTGAACCTGACCATCCCGGCAGCGCACGTAGAGGTTGCCACGGCCGCGGTCAACGCGGGCAAGCACGTCTGGACGGAGAAGCCCTTCTCCCTGGACCGCGAGTCCGGGCTTGGCCTGCTCAAGGCCGCTGATGCCGCCGGCATCCGCCTTGGCACCGCCCCTGACACGTTCCTGGGCGCCGGCCTTCAGACAGCGCGGCGCATCATCGAGCGTGGCGATATCGGCACCCCGCTGACCGGAATGACCACGTTCCAGACCCCCGGCCCCGAGTCCTGGCACCCGAACCCGGCGTTCTTGTTCCAGCATGGCGCCGGTCCGCTGTTCGACATGGGGCCGTACTACCTGACCGCGCTGATTCAGACCTTCGGGTCGATACGTAAGGTGGCCGCCGTCGGCTCCTCCGCCAAGGCCACCCGCGTGATCGGTTCCGGGCCCAAGGCGGGCGAGGAATTCGCCGTCGAGGTTCCCACGCATGTGTCCGCGATGGCTCAGTTCGAAGGCGGCCAGTCCAGTCACAGCGTGTTCTCCTTCGAGTCGCCGCGCCTGCGGATGGGCTTCGTCGAAATCACGGGCTCGGAGGCTACGCTGTCCCTGCCGGATCCGAACTATTTCGACGGCGAGCTGAAGCTCTGGCGTCCGGGCGCGGAGGAACCGGAGATCATCCCGGCAACGGGTCCTGCCAACGGCCGTGGCTTGGGTGTGCTGGACATGGCCCGCGCTTTGCGTGCCGGCACCGCACATCGGGCCACGGGCGATCTCGCTTACCACGTGTTGGACAGCATGGTCTCGATCGCTGAATCCGTGGAATCGGGATCGTTCGTGGATGTCATCAGCAACGCCCCTGCTTCGGCTGCGGTCCCTGAGGACTGGGCACCCGAAACAGCCACTCTCTAA
- a CDS encoding ROK family transcriptional regulator — MTTATTHDAGNASVQEAGNLSRAGDLFQLLRDGQARTRAELAVTTGLARSTVASRIDALINSGLVGPAGEASSSGGRPPSRFAFNPAARVVLAVDVGATHVIVAVTDLNGSILAERRLAQEVADGPEVVLGRLVSAGRELLAEAGREFGDLAGMGIGLPGPVEHDTGRPVKPPIMPGWDGFDVVTYVQRSLPVPVLVDNDVNIMALGERTAYWPDHDNFLFIKVATGIGAGIISSGELQRGANGTAGDLGHVRVPRGDDVLCRCGNHGCLEALASGPAVARQLQSQGLEASTGSDVLRLVGEGNLQAIQALRQAGRDVGDVLATVVNLLNPSMIIIGGSVGEAGEHLVAGIREVVYRRSLPLATTHLRIGISMAGDRAAILGASQMVTQHVLSPSVIEATLQATG; from the coding sequence ATGACAACCGCCACCACTCACGACGCCGGAAATGCCTCCGTCCAGGAGGCCGGTAATCTCTCGCGTGCTGGCGATCTCTTCCAACTCCTCCGCGACGGCCAAGCCCGCACACGGGCCGAGCTTGCGGTTACCACCGGGCTGGCCCGTTCAACGGTCGCTTCCCGCATCGATGCCCTCATCAATTCCGGGCTGGTGGGCCCCGCAGGTGAGGCGAGCTCCAGCGGCGGCAGGCCGCCGTCGCGCTTTGCCTTCAACCCCGCCGCGCGCGTCGTCCTGGCTGTCGACGTAGGAGCAACCCACGTGATTGTTGCCGTCACCGACCTCAACGGCAGCATCCTCGCCGAGCGACGACTCGCACAAGAAGTCGCCGACGGCCCTGAGGTTGTCCTGGGCCGCCTCGTCTCCGCAGGCCGTGAACTCCTTGCCGAGGCGGGCCGCGAATTTGGCGACCTCGCCGGCATGGGCATCGGTTTGCCCGGGCCCGTTGAGCACGACACAGGACGGCCCGTGAAGCCGCCCATCATGCCGGGTTGGGACGGATTCGACGTCGTCACTTACGTCCAGCGCTCGCTGCCTGTACCCGTCCTGGTGGACAACGACGTCAACATCATGGCCCTGGGCGAACGAACCGCGTACTGGCCCGACCATGACAACTTCCTGTTCATCAAGGTTGCCACCGGCATCGGCGCGGGCATCATCAGCAGCGGTGAACTGCAGCGGGGCGCGAACGGCACCGCCGGCGACCTCGGCCACGTCCGGGTTCCCCGCGGCGACGACGTCCTCTGCCGATGCGGCAACCACGGCTGCCTCGAAGCGCTCGCCTCAGGTCCCGCCGTCGCGCGCCAACTGCAGTCCCAAGGGCTGGAAGCTTCCACCGGTTCTGACGTCCTGCGGCTGGTGGGCGAAGGAAATCTGCAGGCCATTCAGGCGCTGCGGCAGGCGGGACGCGATGTCGGCGATGTGCTGGCAACCGTGGTTAACCTGCTCAACCCCTCCATGATCATCATCGGCGGCAGCGTGGGAGAAGCGGGCGAACACCTCGTGGCTGGCATCCGGGAAGTGGTGTACCGGCGCTCCCTGCCGCTGGCCACCACGCACCTGCGCATCGGCATTTCCATGGCCGGCGACCGCGCCGCCATCCTGGGTGCCAGCCAAATGGTCACCCAGCATGTCCTGTCTCCGTCAGTGATTGAGGCCACGCTGCAGGCTACGGGCTAA
- a CDS encoding carbohydrate ABC transporter permease, protein MSSTTTSSGLARARKGLAPGGSGGGTGNRKSKLSAQTSRTFFWLLLPSVILLVLIHGYPLFHAGIQATHDGNLIQTGSFVGLENFQQVLSSPAFWKAAQFTLLFTIVGVFGSWAVGLGLALLLRTKIPAGGTFKVLLLLPWVVPIVVSSTAWNWLVATPDSLIPSIFRNLGLGTPLFLADPTLAAVTVMIFKVWVSFPFMMMMTSAALASVDTTVYEAANMDGASRFQQFTQITLPLIARSTYISWILMTIFCVNDFPTIYLLTGGGPVDATTSLVVLAYRTVFQDFATGPGVAIAFLMTITLVVVSVILYRQIRKSSVE, encoded by the coding sequence ATGTCTTCCACAACTACCAGCTCGGGCCTTGCCCGGGCCCGCAAGGGGCTCGCCCCCGGCGGGTCCGGGGGCGGGACCGGGAACCGCAAAAGCAAACTATCGGCGCAAACATCCAGAACGTTCTTCTGGCTCCTGCTGCCCTCAGTCATCCTGCTCGTCCTGATCCACGGCTACCCCCTCTTCCACGCCGGCATCCAAGCCACCCACGACGGTAACCTGATCCAAACCGGCAGTTTCGTCGGGCTCGAGAACTTCCAACAGGTCCTGTCCTCACCAGCCTTCTGGAAAGCCGCCCAATTCACCCTGCTCTTCACCATCGTCGGGGTGTTCGGGTCCTGGGCCGTGGGCCTTGGCCTGGCCCTGCTCCTCCGCACCAAAATCCCCGCCGGCGGGACCTTCAAAGTCCTCCTCCTCCTGCCCTGGGTCGTCCCGATCGTGGTCTCCTCCACCGCCTGGAACTGGCTCGTCGCCACCCCCGACAGCCTCATCCCGTCCATCTTCCGCAACCTCGGACTCGGCACACCCCTGTTCCTGGCAGACCCCACCCTGGCCGCCGTGACCGTCATGATCTTCAAAGTCTGGGTCTCCTTCCCCTTCATGATGATGATGACCTCCGCAGCCCTGGCCTCCGTAGACACCACCGTCTACGAAGCCGCCAACATGGACGGCGCCTCCCGCTTCCAGCAATTCACCCAAATCACCCTGCCCCTGATCGCCCGATCCACCTACATCTCCTGGATCCTCATGACGATCTTCTGCGTCAACGACTTCCCCACCATCTACCTGCTCACCGGCGGCGGCCCCGTTGACGCCACCACCTCCCTGGTCGTCCTGGCCTACCGCACCGTCTTCCAGGACTTCGCTACCGGACCCGGCGTCGCCATCGCCTTCCTCATGACCATCACCCTGGTAGTCGTCTCGGTCATCCTGTACCGCCAGATCCGAAAGTCGAGCGTCGAATAA
- a CDS encoding sugar phosphate isomerase/epimerase family protein, translated as MSYSLQLYTLRNAIQEDLPGTIKKVAEIGFTQVEPYNFVATAKELGAALKENGLTAPSGHAPLLSQDQDEIFAAAKELGITTVIDPFLPAEHWQDAETIQATAAKLNAAAKKGAEYGVRVGYHNHAWELESTIEGKTALEYFEGLLDPELVLEVDTYWVAVGGQDPVELLARLGDRVKLIHIKDGPGNTDTKAQQPAGQGTIPVLDVIAAAKSLEVGVVEFDDYSGDIFEGITESLNYLTAAASANAAEGAKA; from the coding sequence ATGTCTTACTCACTCCAGCTGTACACCCTCCGCAATGCCATCCAGGAGGACCTGCCTGGAACCATCAAGAAGGTTGCCGAGATCGGTTTTACACAGGTTGAGCCGTACAACTTTGTGGCCACCGCCAAGGAGCTCGGCGCGGCGTTGAAGGAGAACGGACTGACCGCTCCGTCCGGTCACGCCCCGCTGTTGAGCCAGGACCAGGACGAGATCTTTGCCGCGGCCAAGGAACTGGGCATCACCACGGTGATCGATCCGTTCCTTCCCGCGGAGCACTGGCAGGACGCCGAGACCATTCAGGCCACGGCCGCCAAGCTCAACGCTGCAGCCAAGAAGGGTGCTGAGTATGGCGTCCGCGTGGGTTACCACAACCACGCGTGGGAGCTGGAGTCCACCATCGAGGGCAAGACCGCCCTGGAATACTTCGAAGGACTGCTGGATCCGGAACTCGTCCTCGAAGTAGACACGTACTGGGTTGCCGTTGGTGGGCAAGACCCCGTGGAACTTTTGGCCCGCCTCGGCGACCGCGTGAAGCTCATCCACATCAAGGACGGCCCGGGCAACACCGATACCAAGGCTCAGCAGCCCGCTGGCCAGGGCACCATCCCTGTGCTGGACGTCATCGCAGCTGCCAAGTCCTTGGAGGTTGGCGTGGTGGAATTCGACGACTACTCCGGTGACATCTTCGAAGGCATCACCGAAAGCCTGAACTACCTCACCGCCGCGGCCAGCGCCAACGCAGCAGAAGGAGCCAAGGCATGA
- a CDS encoding sugar phosphate isomerase/epimerase family protein, translating to MPRPYTLFTGQWADLPFEEVARLASGWGYDGLEIAVSGDHLDAWRWDEPGYVDSKLAILEKYNLKVWAISNHLKGQAVCDDPIDFRHEAIVGSRVWGDGEPEGVRQRAAEEMKHTARLAKALGVDTVVGFTGSSIWQYVAMFPPVPEKVIEAGYQDFADRWNPILDVFDECGVRFAHEVHPSEIAYDYWTTVRTLEAIGHREAFGLNWDPSHFMWQGIDPVSFIWDFKDRIYHVDCKDTKLRPTGRNTVMGSHLPWGDPRRGWDFVSAGRGDVPWESSFRALTAIGYNGPISVEWEDAGMDRLHGAPEALAALKKFDFPASQTSFDAAFSSKD from the coding sequence ATGCCCCGCCCGTACACCCTGTTCACCGGCCAGTGGGCCGACCTCCCCTTCGAGGAAGTCGCGCGCCTAGCCTCGGGCTGGGGCTACGACGGTCTGGAAATCGCCGTCTCCGGAGACCACCTGGACGCCTGGCGCTGGGACGAACCCGGCTACGTCGACTCCAAACTCGCCATCCTGGAAAAGTACAACCTCAAAGTCTGGGCCATCTCCAACCACCTCAAGGGCCAGGCCGTGTGCGATGACCCCATCGACTTCCGCCACGAAGCCATCGTCGGCTCCCGCGTCTGGGGCGACGGAGAACCCGAAGGCGTCCGCCAACGCGCCGCAGAAGAAATGAAACACACCGCCCGCCTCGCCAAGGCGCTCGGGGTGGACACCGTGGTCGGCTTCACCGGTTCCTCCATCTGGCAATACGTCGCCATGTTCCCGCCCGTCCCCGAGAAGGTCATCGAGGCCGGCTACCAAGACTTCGCCGACCGCTGGAACCCCATCCTGGACGTCTTCGACGAGTGCGGGGTCCGGTTCGCCCACGAAGTCCACCCGAGTGAGATCGCCTACGACTACTGGACCACCGTCCGGACCCTCGAAGCGATCGGCCACCGGGAAGCGTTCGGCCTGAACTGGGACCCGTCCCACTTCATGTGGCAGGGCATCGACCCCGTGTCCTTCATCTGGGACTTCAAGGACCGGATCTACCACGTGGATTGCAAGGACACCAAGCTCCGCCCTACCGGCCGGAACACCGTGATGGGCTCACACCTGCCCTGGGGTGACCCCCGCCGTGGCTGGGACTTCGTCTCCGCCGGGCGCGGTGACGTGCCCTGGGAATCGTCCTTCCGCGCCCTCACCGCCATCGGCTACAACGGACCCATCTCCGTGGAATGGGAAGACGCCGGCATGGACCGCCTCCACGGCGCCCCCGAAGCCCTGGCCGCATTGAAGAAGTTCGACTTCCCTGCCTCCCAAACCTCCTTCGACGCCGCGTTCAGCAGCAAGGACTAG
- a CDS encoding SDR family NAD(P)-dependent oxidoreductase, translating into MAVIVTGAGGLLGRAVTSALAEVGYQVVPVDRIGGQTQNDIEIRVCDVADQQEVEGLVEDVTSQGYELYGLVNAAALIPTAGLHEVDAQEFAAVMNVNAWGSFNMARVVSRAMAQSGKGRIVNIASVAAYAGGLVGGPHYAASKAALIVLSKILAKELAVDGITVNAIAPGALESPATSGLSEEVRAGLISRIPKGRLGTMAEIANAVVFLLSPAADYMTGATLDINGGVYLR; encoded by the coding sequence ATGGCGGTCATAGTGACCGGGGCCGGTGGCCTGTTGGGGAGGGCTGTGACTTCTGCTCTTGCCGAAGTGGGTTATCAGGTGGTCCCCGTCGATAGGATTGGCGGTCAAACGCAGAACGATATTGAAATCCGGGTCTGCGACGTTGCCGATCAGCAGGAAGTCGAGGGCCTAGTCGAGGATGTCACTTCTCAAGGCTATGAACTGTATGGGCTGGTGAACGCCGCGGCATTGATCCCCACAGCGGGGCTGCATGAGGTAGACGCGCAAGAATTTGCCGCCGTCATGAATGTCAACGCCTGGGGAAGCTTCAATATGGCGCGGGTAGTGTCCAGAGCCATGGCCCAAAGCGGCAAGGGACGAATAGTCAACATTGCCTCGGTGGCTGCCTACGCGGGAGGGTTAGTCGGAGGGCCGCACTACGCTGCGTCAAAGGCCGCCCTCATCGTACTTTCCAAAATACTCGCAAAGGAGCTGGCCGTAGATGGCATTACAGTCAATGCCATCGCGCCAGGTGCATTGGAAAGCCCTGCTACGTCGGGTCTTTCTGAAGAGGTCAGGGCCGGGCTCATTTCCCGAATCCCCAAAGGCCGCCTGGGAACCATGGCGGAGATTGCAAACGCCGTCGTCTTCCTGTTGAGTCCGGCAGCCGACTACATGACAGGTGCCACGCTTGATATCAACGGCGGCGTGTACTTGCGTTGA
- a CDS encoding ABC transporter substrate-binding protein — MNVQSAASRSVSRRGFLGLTAAAASVPLLAACGGGSATQGGGGGAGGTVKFWDMPWATPAYNDSAKKIAEGFAGANNAKASYQIIQWNNFYQTFSSAIASKTGPAVSTGGGFQAFQFEQQGQIAYADKVIEKLKSNGQFDDFLPGVVEPFKTDKGYVAVPWQLDIRPLWYRKSLFEKAGVDVPTDWASLLEAGKKMKGIGAVGFATGSGAGNNIGNHLMIMMMLNNGGGVFSKDGGQLDVMNDRNVEAIEFMLELVSNGVVDPAAVSYTTDNLNAQWKDGKAAYGMLTLGVPERVGDTSGDIVVASPIAGPHGDKAALIFPNNIMMYTNTPSQEASEEFVVYYLGKLKELWQQKLMNALPVFKSITEMPEFTADPNNVKIVDEYVPIAKTFASQGTALSADLAALDGGQALNQFTQTVLTGKTDAKSALQAFESGLKSVLKK; from the coding sequence ATGAATGTTCAGTCTGCAGCCTCCCGTTCCGTCTCCCGCCGCGGTTTCCTCGGCCTGACCGCAGCGGCAGCTTCGGTGCCTCTGCTGGCCGCCTGCGGAGGCGGTTCAGCCACCCAGGGCGGAGGCGGCGGCGCCGGTGGGACCGTCAAGTTCTGGGACATGCCCTGGGCAACGCCGGCCTACAACGATTCCGCCAAGAAGATCGCTGAAGGCTTCGCCGGTGCCAACAACGCCAAGGCCAGCTACCAGATCATCCAGTGGAACAACTTCTACCAAACCTTCTCCTCGGCTATCGCATCCAAGACCGGTCCGGCCGTTTCCACCGGTGGCGGCTTCCAGGCCTTCCAGTTCGAGCAGCAGGGCCAGATCGCCTACGCGGACAAGGTTATTGAGAAGCTGAAGTCCAACGGCCAGTTCGATGACTTCCTGCCCGGCGTGGTGGAGCCGTTCAAGACGGACAAGGGCTACGTCGCGGTTCCGTGGCAGCTGGATATCCGTCCCCTTTGGTACCGCAAGTCCCTGTTTGAGAAGGCTGGAGTGGATGTCCCCACGGACTGGGCTTCGCTGCTTGAGGCCGGGAAGAAGATGAAGGGCATCGGTGCCGTTGGCTTCGCCACGGGCTCCGGCGCGGGCAACAACATTGGCAACCACCTGATGATCATGATGATGCTCAATAACGGTGGCGGCGTCTTCAGCAAGGACGGCGGCCAGTTGGATGTCATGAATGACCGCAATGTGGAGGCCATCGAGTTCATGCTTGAGCTTGTCTCCAACGGCGTCGTTGACCCTGCGGCCGTCAGCTACACCACGGACAACCTGAACGCCCAGTGGAAGGACGGCAAGGCCGCCTACGGCATGTTGACCCTAGGTGTCCCCGAGCGTGTGGGTGATACCTCCGGCGACATTGTGGTGGCGAGCCCGATTGCCGGTCCTCACGGAGACAAGGCAGCCCTGATCTTCCCGAACAACATCATGATGTACACCAACACTCCCTCCCAGGAAGCGTCCGAAGAGTTCGTGGTCTACTACTTGGGCAAGCTCAAGGAACTGTGGCAGCAGAAGCTCATGAATGCACTGCCGGTGTTCAAGTCCATCACCGAAATGCCAGAGTTCACTGCCGATCCGAACAACGTGAAAATTGTCGATGAGTACGTTCCGATCGCCAAGACTTTTGCCTCCCAGGGAACGGCTCTCAGCGCCGATCTTGCTGCCCTCGATGGTGGTCAGGCGTTGAATCAGTTCACCCAGACCGTGTTGACGGGCAAGACTGATGCGAAGTCCGCGCTGCAGGCCTTCGAGTCCGGCCTCAAGTCAGTGCTGAAGAAGTAA
- a CDS encoding Gfo/Idh/MocA family protein, with the protein MTTPAHPSDHPSQTRQPLGVAAIGYAFMGKAHSNAWRNVASFFDVPAFEQKVLVGRDATQVAEAAAKYGWAESATDWRSVIERDDIHIVDICAPGWMHAEIAIAALAAGKHVLVEKPLANTLGEAELMVAAAASARANGVQSMIGFNYRRVPALALARELIAEGRLGTIRHVRAAYLQDWLSDAESPMTWRLRKETAGSGALGDIASHAIDQVLFLLGDAVTEVSGRLHTFVDRRPGANGPEDVTVDDAAWATLTLASGAIASVEVSRVATGQKNSLKLEIYGDKGTILFDLEALNELGFLDATVPVREQGFRRILVNEPEHPYLEAWWPQGHIIGWEHTFTHQIRDFLTAIAAGEAPSPSFEEGLNVQHILAAVEESAAAKSSLIQLNATTIEGA; encoded by the coding sequence ATGACCACCCCCGCCCACCCATCCGACCACCCTTCCCAGACGCGTCAACCACTGGGCGTTGCCGCCATTGGCTATGCCTTCATGGGTAAGGCCCATTCGAATGCGTGGCGGAACGTGGCCAGTTTCTTCGACGTCCCGGCCTTCGAGCAGAAAGTGCTCGTGGGCCGGGACGCCACCCAGGTGGCCGAAGCCGCCGCCAAGTATGGTTGGGCCGAGTCCGCCACCGACTGGCGTTCCGTGATTGAACGGGACGACATCCACATCGTCGATATCTGCGCGCCAGGCTGGATGCACGCCGAAATCGCCATCGCGGCGTTGGCCGCCGGGAAACACGTGCTGGTGGAGAAGCCGCTGGCCAATACCCTGGGCGAGGCCGAGTTGATGGTGGCTGCGGCCGCCTCCGCACGGGCCAACGGCGTGCAGTCCATGATCGGGTTCAACTACCGTCGCGTCCCCGCCCTGGCTCTGGCCCGGGAACTCATTGCCGAAGGACGACTCGGCACCATCCGCCACGTCCGCGCCGCGTACCTGCAGGACTGGCTCTCCGACGCCGAGTCTCCCATGACCTGGCGCCTCCGTAAGGAAACGGCCGGTTCCGGCGCGCTGGGCGACATCGCTTCCCACGCCATCGACCAAGTCCTCTTCCTCCTGGGTGACGCCGTCACCGAGGTCTCCGGCCGCCTGCACACCTTCGTGGACCGCCGCCCCGGCGCTAATGGTCCGGAAGATGTCACGGTCGACGACGCCGCTTGGGCCACGCTGACCCTCGCCTCCGGAGCAATCGCCTCAGTTGAGGTTTCCCGTGTAGCGACGGGCCAGAAGAACTCCCTCAAGCTCGAAATATACGGCGACAAGGGCACCATCCTCTTCGACCTTGAAGCCCTCAACGAACTCGGCTTCCTGGATGCCACCGTGCCCGTGCGTGAGCAGGGCTTCCGGAGAATCCTGGTCAACGAGCCCGAACACCCCTACCTCGAAGCCTGGTGGCCGCAGGGTCACATCATCGGCTGGGAACACACCTTCACCCACCAGATCCGGGACTTCCTCACCGCAATTGCGGCCGGTGAGGCGCCGTCGCCGTCGTTCGAGGAAGGCCTGAACGTCCAGCACATCCTCGCAGCGGTTGAAGAGTCCGCCGCTGCCAAAAGCTCACTGATCCAGCTCAACGCAACCACTATTGAAGGAGCCTGA